The following proteins are encoded in a genomic region of Pyxicephalus adspersus chromosome 9, UCB_Pads_2.0, whole genome shotgun sequence:
- the PIK3C2A gene encoding phosphatidylinositol 4-phosphate 3-kinase C2 domain-containing subunit alpha — protein sequence MAQISNGNGFRPSPSSRPPGTKDVGKEEALQMEAEALDKLHRERRLYVSQETPFTRAQPKPSALNKADQDLMVFPEVDSRQRSNKSLQNIDVEKLPLSELEKLLLDDTFEAAAPSQAINPMASVQRFTPSFSSGQWTSRLQAPVPSPLPPTFSASFPKCSDPFQNGLSPNMSVVQRREPLYLSLPARPAYVSYALPASSPFHLRGPLPTYSAPVTPDMAKLFDKIAKTSEFQRNGKSNHNTPIRQSTTNASPQDKADTTDDISKFDWLDLDPLSKPKVDSVDLSVRLPESEGPCSGIEDPWDAVLLEEKPFKSIQSERKSNIKSPSGATVTRSHSLNLRPAHAQLLRGQSVEGDGDTGSRIPPGNSVLRELEVQDEEAAAFCEEIERLRRKFPSDNLQTNPGFVLSAVMSQRNLNAESCSVKVSIEIEGFQQPVTFTCDISSPVELIIMQALCWVHDDLNQVDMESYILKVCGQEEVLQNKHCLGSHEYIQTCRKWDTEIRLQLLCQRTVCRAMARSAEDDATPIDLNRHLALLDRPFKEPITRQSIEELLDTYHEQVSMCLKNESNPYRAADQIIKTVRSICKTVDSVETPSITDCIKKLRRAVNLPRSHSVEGSFSPVLACNHNPSEGVPENESPLQESLSRLTTAVHKLLQLHFSSCNAIMDPGKSRPIKEARSSADHLQFTIFAAHGIPTSWVSSLEKYYLMCSLMYNGRDLFKPVQSKKVGTYKSFFYLVKWDELIIFPIQIAQLPLESILQLRLYGILNPNSGGSPDSNKQRKGPEMLGQVSLPLFSFRRTLTCGTKLLNLWTSFLSSAGPSTVGRKTMPMQKLVIQVDFPSPAFDIVYKSPEATSSCVPQSIDTLDKEAKNRLLTLLSKETLSGLSKEDKSFLWEKRHYCYQHRNSLPKILAGVPKWDISYLADIYSLLRSWPPLTPVCALELLDSRFTDQEVRSAAVGWVQDSMSDDELVDLLPQFVQALKHEIYLDNALVRFLLSRSLGNIRVAHYLYWLLKDSLNDPHYGGRYEQILGALLSIIGKGLRQELEKQTRLTQLLGVVAEKVRQASGSARQIALQEGMERVQLLFRKNKIRLPLNPSLEAKELNVKACSFFSSNAVPLKVTMVSADPLGDEINSMFKVGEDLRQDMLALQMIKIMDKLWLQEGLDMRMVLFKCLSTGKDRGLVELVLSSDTLRKIQVEYGMTGSFKDKPLAEWLRKYNPSEEEYEKASENFIYSCAGCCVATYVLGICDRHNDNIMLRSTGHMFHIDFGKFLGHAQMFGSFKRDRAPFVLTSDMAYVINGGEKPTSRFQLFVDLCCQAYNLLRKHTNLFLNLLSLMISSGLPELKGVQDLKYVYDALQPQASDAEATIFFTRLIESSLGSVATKFNFFIHNLAQRFSGVPVNDEAILSFSPKTYTMKQDGRIREASIFTYHKRYNPDKYYIYVVRVVREVQDDSAFIFRTFDEFQELHNKLSILFPLWKLPGFPSKVVLGRTHIKDVAAKRKVELNSYLQSLLSGSPEVSECDLIYTFFHPLLRDERTEGGDVTVREIGHPPLSPTSGKIEGEVKLSISYRNGTLFIMVMHIKDLVIEDSTDPNPYVKTYLLPDPHKTSKRKTKIARKTCNPTFNEMLVYSGYSKDSLRQRELQLSVLSAESLRENFFLGGVTLPLKDFNLNQETVGWHKLTEVPYF from the exons ATGGCCCAGATCTCTAACGGCAATGGCTTCAGACCGTCTCCCTCATCTCGGCCCCCGGGGACAAAGGATGTGGGGAAGGAGGAAGCCTTGCAGATGGAAGCAGAAGCTTTGGACAAGCTGCACAGAGAGAGGAGACTTTATGTCAGCCAGGAAACTCCTTTTACAAGAGCTCAGCCCAAACCTTCGGCCCTGAACAAAGCGGACCAGGATCTTATGGTTTTCCCTGAGGTGGATTCCAGACAACGGTCAAATAAATCTCTGCAGAATATTGATGTTGAGAAACTTCCTCTTTCTGAACTAGAAAAGCTACTTCTGGATGACACGTTTGAGGCTGCAGCACCAAGCCAGGCCATAAACCCAATGGCCTCAGTCCAGCGCTTCACCCCATCGTTTTCCAGTGGTCAGTGGACATCTAGATTGCAAGCTCCGGTGCCTTCTCCTTTGCCACCAACTTTTTCTGCATCGTTTCCAAAATGTTCAGACCCCTTTCAGAACGGCCTGAGTCCCAACATGTCTGTGGTGCAGCGCAGAGAGCCGCTGTATCTGAGTCTTCCTGCACGTCCTGCCTATGTTTCCTATGCTTTGCCCGCCAGTTCCCCATTTCACCTCAGAGGACCTCTGCCCACCTACTCTGCCCCTGTCACCCCAGACATGGCCAAATTATTTGACAAAATTGCAAAAACCTCCGAATTTCAGAGGAATGGGAAGTCCAATCACAACACTCCAATTAGGCAAAGCACAACCAACGCCTCTCCACAAGACAAAGCGGACACTACGGATGACATCAGTAAATTTGATTGGCTGGACCTGGACCCTCTCAGTAAACCCAAGGTGGACAGTGTGGACCTTTCTGTCCGTTTGCCGGAGAGTGAGGGTCCCTGTAGTGGGATTGAAGATCCTTGGGATGCCGTATTACTGGAAGAAAAACCTTTCAAATCCATTCAATCCGAGAGGAAAAGTAACATTAAATCGCCCTCTGGTGCCACAGTCACTCGGAGTCATTCCTTAAACCTGAGGCCAGCACACGCTCAGTTATTGAGGGGCCAGTCAGTGGAG GGTGACGGTGACACGGGCTCGCGGATCCCGCCAGGAAACTCGGTTCTGCGAGAATTGGAGGTGCAGGATGAAGAGGCAGCAGCATTCTGTGAGGAGATTGAGAG GCTGAGGAGGAAATTTCCCAGTGACAACCTACAAACCAATCCGGGTTTTGTCCTGAGTGCCGTCATGTCCCAGCGAAATCTCAATGCAGAAAGCTGCAGCGTGAAAGTTTCCATCGAGATCGAGGGCTTCCAGCAGCCGGTCACCTTTACATGTGACA TAAGCTCCCCGGTGGAGCTGATCATTATGCAGGCGCTGTGCTGGGTCCATGATGACCTGAACCAGGTGGACATGGAGAGCTATATACTGAAGGTGTGTGGCCAGGAAGAGGTTCTGCAGAA TAAGCATTGCTTGGGCAGCCATGAGTATATCCAGACATGCCGTAAGTGGGACACAGAAATCCGGCTGCAGCTTTTGTGTCAGCGCACTGTGTGCAGGGCCATGGCACGCTCG GCTGAAGACGATGCAACACCGATTGACCTTAATAGACATTTGGCCCTGCTGGACAGGCCATTCAAAGAGCCGATTACTCG ACAAAGCATTGAAGAATTACTGGACACTTACCATGAGCAAGTCAGCATGTGCCTTAAAAATGAG AGTAACCCATACAGAGCTGCTGACCAAATCATCAAAACGGTGAGAAGTATTTGTAAGACGGTGGACAGCGTGGAGACCCCATCCATAACGGATTGTATCAAGAAGCTGCGCAGGGCTGTGAATTTGCCCCGGAGTCACAGTGTGGAG GGGAGCTTCAGTCCTGTTCTGGCATGTAACCACAATCCTTCAGAGG GTGTCCCTGAAAATGAAAGCCCTTTGCAGGAAAGTTTAAGCCGGTTAACAACTGCGGTTCACAAGCTGCTGCAACTTCACTTCTCTTCCTGTAATGCCATCATGGACCCTGGTAAAAGCCGGCCGATAAAAGAGGCTCGCAGCTCTGCTGACCATCTCCAGTTCACCATATTTGCTGCTCACGGGATTCCTACAAGTTGGGTGTCCAG CCTTGAGAAATATTATTTAATGTGCTCTCTGATGTATAACGGGAGAGATTTATTCAAACCGGTTCAGTCCAAGAAAGTGGGAACATACAAGAGCTTCTTCTATCTGGTGAAATGGGATGAGCT GATCATTTTTCCAATACAAATCGCACAACTGCCATTAGAATCAATCCTACAGCTCCGCCTGTATGGGATCCTGAACCCAAACAGTGGGGGCTCTCCGGACTCCAATAAGCAAAGAAAGGGACCAGAAATGTTGGGACAGGTGTCCTTACCCCTCTTCAGCTTTAGGAG AACTCTGACATGTGGAACTAAACTCCTAAACCTGTGGACGTCCTTCCTGTCCAGCGCAGGGCCTAGCACTGTGGGCAGGAAGACGATGCCAATGCAGAAGCTGGTCATACAG GTGGATTTCCCCTCTCCGGCTTTTGACATTGTGTACAAATCTCCAGAGGCGACAAGCAGCTGCGTGCCGCAAAGCATCGATACACTGGACAAGGAAGCCAAGAACAGACTGCTGACTCTTCTgtctaaagagaccctgtctgg GTTATCGAAAGAAGATAAATCCTTTCTATGGGAGAAACGTCACTACTGCTACCAGCACAGGAATAGCCTTCCCAAGATCCTGGCCGGTGTCCCCAAATGGGACATTTCCTACCTGGCCGATATCTACTCCCTACTGCGTTCCTGGCCACCTCTGACCCCAGTCTGTGCCCTGGAGCTGCTGGACTCCAG GTTCACAGATCAGGAAGTGCGGTCAGCAGCGGTGGGATGGGTCCAGGACAGCATGAGTGATGACGAATTGGTGGATTTGCTGCCACAGTTTGTGCAG gctttaaaacatgaaatatacCTGGATAATGCACTGGTGCGCTTCCTACTGTCACGTTCTCTGGGAAATATCAGGGTCGCCCACTATTTATATTG GCTTTTGAAGGACTCTCTGAATGATCCGCACTATGGGGGGCGCTATGAGCAGATTCTGGGTGCTCTTCTTTCCATTATTGGGAAAGGGCTGCGCCAGGAACTGGAGAAACAGACCAGACTGACCCAGCTTCTGGGTGTGGTGGCTGAGAAGGTCCGACAAGCGAGCGGTTCTGCCAGACAA ATAGCCTTACAGGAGGGAATGGAACGGGTACAACTTCTGTTCAGGAAGAATAAGATCCGCTTACCACTCAACCCAAGTCTGGAAGCCAAGGAGCTCAATGTGAAG GCCTGCTCTTTCTTCAGTTCCAATGCAGTACCCTTAAAAGTCACCATGGTGAGCGCCGATCCGCTTGGGGATGAAATTAACTCTATGTTTAAG GTTGGAGAAGATTTGCGCCAGGATATGCTGGCCCTGCAAATGATAAAGATTATGGATAAGTTGTGGCTACAGGAAGGTCTGGACATGCGGATGGTGCTCTTCAAATGTCTTTCTACTGGCAAAGACAGAG GACTGGTGGAACTTGTGCTGTCATCTGATACCTTGAGGAAGATTCAGGTTGAGTATGGTATGACCGGCTCCTTCAAGGACAAACCACTGGCAGAGTGGCTGCGAAAGTATAACCCATCTGAGGAGGAATATGAGAAG GCATCAGAAAACTTCATCTACTCCTGTGCCGGCTGTTGCGTGGCCACTTACGTCCTGGGCATCTGTGATCGCCATAATGATAACATCATGCTTCGGAGCACCGGTCACATGTTTCATATAGACTTTGGGAAATTCCTGGGACATGCACAAATGTTTGGGAGCTTTAAGAG AGATCGCGCTCCCTTCGTCCTCACTTCAGACATGGCTTACGTCATTAACGGAGGAGAAAAACCCACCAGTCGCTTCCAGCTGTTTGTGGATCTTTGCTGCCAGGCCTATAACCTGCTCAGGAAACACACCAACCTTTTCTTGAACCTGCTGTCGCTG ATGATTTCCTCTGGGCTGCCGGAACTTAAAGGGGTTCAGGATTTGAAGTATGTCTATGATGCTCTTCAGCCACAAGCCTCGGATGCagaagccaccatcttctttacAAG GTTAATAGAATCCAGCTTGGGAAGTGTTGCTACAAAATTTAATTTCTTCATTCACAACCTTGCCCAGCGCTTCTCAGGGGTCCCTGTAAATGACGAGGCGATTTTGTCTTTTTCCCCAAAGACGTATACAATGAAGCAGGATGGACGAATCCGAGAAGCCTCCATCTTCACCTATCACAAGAGATACAATCCCGATAAATATTAT ATTTATGTAGTGAGAGTTGTACGGGAGGTCCAGGATGATTCTGCCTTCATTTTCCGTACGTTTGATGAGTTCCAGGAGCTGCACAACAAGCTGAGCATTCTCTTCCCGCTCTGGAAGCTGCCAGG GTTCCCCAGTAAGGTTGTCCTTGGAAGAACCCATATAAAAGACGTGGCCGCCAAGAGGAAAGTGGAGCTGAACAGTTACCTCCAGAGCCTGCTTAGCGGCTCCCCTGAGGTGTCCGAG TGTGACCTGATCTACACCTTCTTCCACCCTCTGCTACGGGACGAGAGGACGGAGGGGGGTGACGTCACAGTCCGGGAAATTG GACATCCTCCACTGAGCCCAACGTCCGGGAAGATTGAGGGGGAGGTGAAATTGTCCATTTCTTATCGGAATGGAACTCTCTTCATAATGGTGATGCACATTAAAGACCTG GTGATAGAAGACAGCACAGACCCCAACCCTTACGTGAAGACTTATCTGCTCCCTGACCCCCACAAAACATCTAAACGCAAAACAAAGATTGCTAGAAAGACCTGCAACCCCACATTCAATGAAATG